The sequence AAACCTGGTCACCCTCACCACCACCAttgctttctctcaataaatagtCTCGAGCAAAAGTCAGACGTTTCAGGCGCTCTTGTGTGAGTTTCTCCGCTTGCAAGCGAAAAAGGGGCAAACTGTCTCATGTGTTATTCTTGCATCAAAGGCAGAGTAAGGAAAATTAGCACTGAGGTCCTATCTATCACTAGGTCCAGACTATCACTATCACTAACAATCATTATCCCAACCCCTGTTGCTGTCATGAGCTATTGCGAGaggtcaaataaaacattattgacatttcaaaacagTCTGACGTGTCTTTACGTAGTGCCAGAAAAGGCGGAAACTTCAAGATAATCCCTCCTCCCAcgggctattttttttacgctTCCATCTCGCTCTTTTGGTTGTTACTTCCCGGGTGATGACAGGTCGGGCGGAATCTTTAACACTGCGGCCACGGCAAGTGACAGTACCACGATGGAAGTCACTGTGCAAATGTGCCTCCGCTATAGTAAACCTATCCTCATCGTTCTCACCCTGTTCGGTCTCATCTTCATCCAGCACAATATCAGCAATGTGGAGGTGAGCGAAGCttgttcacctttttttttaggagggtGGGGGCGTAACCTGTACGTTTAATTTCACATAACCTGTCAAAATGTGAGCAAAACCCATTTATCTAAATTTAGATAAAAGTCAAACCCATTGGAATCCCTATTTCGTATAGTCTATGGCCTTTAAAGGACTAAATAAATCCATTTATAAACACTATGATCTTTCAACTTGGAAAAGGCTCTTGAAGACATTTCATATCAATAAAGGTGGAGAGTTGCCAGATGAATTTACTCCTCTTAGTTATTCACCTCTGAACATccacaaacattaaaaactgAACGCATCTATTGACGTCTAAAACATATTCGTCCCTTAGCTAAAGTAACGTAATAACTGGAAGACTTTTTGCAGCGTCTCCTTTAAACGTGATGCCTTCTCAAAAGACAAGTTGCAACTTTGCTTATCACCCAGGCTTCTCTGGTCTGTTACAGTTTAGATGTTTCTAAACTTCATGACCAAGACACTGAAAAATTCTCACCGTGGGTGTGACTGGGTACACAACTGTTATTCACTTATATAATTGGACAATGGTTAACTGTAATTTTCTGCATGCATCACAGGCATAAAGAGATGAGCACAAATACATTATTTGtcagaaataaatatttttccaaccAATTTCATATAAATGCCAACTTTTTTGCAGTACACTTGATCATTTTTGTTACACACTACAACAGTTGTTAATGACTGGGATAGAATGAGCCGCAGTTAAAATGTTATCATATTTTCATAACATGTCATCCCTTCACAGAGTTGGAAGAATTACTTGGTGCCAGCACTGTACAAGGTCCAAAACCGCATCCAGCCGTCCAACCTTTCTGAAACCCACCAAGCGTTTCATCACAAGCGCACCCCTTACTGTCCACATCTGGCCCAGCCACTGTCACCTGAAGAAGAGCTGGAGGAACGCAACTTGTTGGACCTCATCGCCTGGCCCAAGCCGCCCTCTGGCCCCGAAGCACCCGACTTGTCCCAGACAAGTGACCCGGTCCATAGTCACTTCACAATTGTCCCTGCCAAAAACTGGTCCGTGGGCGACCAGCTGGAAGTGCAGGTCCAACTGCGGGACTTCAAGGGCCGACCCAAGCGCTACGGCGGCGATTTGCTGTTGGCCAGGTTGCACTCCCCAGAATACAGGGCGGGTGTGGCCGGGCAGGTGCTGGACCACAGGAACGGACTTTATTCCGCTCGATTCCCGCTGTTGTGGGAGGGCTCGGCTCAGGTTGACGTCGTGATGGTCCACTCGAGCGAGGCTGTGGCCGTGTTGCAGAGGCTGAGAGAGAAACGACCCGATCGGCTTTACTTCTCCAGCATATTTAGCCAAGGTAATCATTCTGAGAAGATGGTGTGCAACATGTGTCTGCCGCCAGACCAGGGGCCACTCTGCAACTTTACGGACCTTCACACCGGCGACCCTTGGTATTGCTACAAGCCCAAAATGCTCAGCTGCGACACCAGAAACAATTACGTCCTCGAAGGCTCCCTCGAAAACATCATCAACAGCAAGGAAGCGTTGCTCTTTCAAAGGTTTGCACACTCAATGATTTTTTGACATGAACTCaagaacacatttaaaataatggaCCCACATATTCCAAATGAGATACTTTGGAGTGTCATAGAAGCTGGTACTGTTGGAGCAGCGCGACCGACCTCTGTATTTCTGTTGTAACCATTGTGCTCATTTTTCTCACATCAGTGGCGTGAACATTAAAGTTCCAATCCATGCTTCCACATCGAATGCCATCATCGTGCTTCCTTCCAGGAAAGGTACTGTTGATCTTCCGAgtaatgatttttttgaaGGGGGTGGTGGTGATTTTTCACAACATTTTGCCTGCCATCAATGTAGGAGACAGCACTCAAAAACTGGACCACGCAAAGGTGGCAACGTCTGGATACTACTACCAGGACATTTGGAGGTCATTGGGTGGCGTAACCAAGCGCCAGTTTGATGGTGCGTCCATCACTCAGTGTTTGACCAACAAGTTGTCACTGTGATTCCAGGTACGTGCTTCTCATTGCAGTACAAAATGGGTGACTTGTTGAGggaatcaaataaaacaatttggttGCTCGTGATCActtgcttttttgtgtgtgtaattttaTTGCACTCTGCCCTGCAGGGATAAAAGAATTCAAACAGGAGGGTGGAGTAAAAGTGGGGCCCTTCATGGCCGTGGACCTCACCCACAATATTCTGCTCAAGTTTCGTTTCCACGGCCCACCCATCGTCAGCCGCACCGCCGTGATGGCACGCAAGTTGCGCTACATTGCCAACGAGCTGGACGGCCTGACCGGCGGTCCCGACACGGTGGTGGCGCTCAGCCTCGGGGCTCACTTTGCCCCCTTCCCCGTGGAGGTGTACCAACACCGCCTCCGGCAGATCCGCAAGGCGGTGGTGCGACTCCTGGACCGGGCGCCTGGGACGGTGGTGGCGGTCCGCACGCCCAACCCTCGAGCTCAGGATCGGGACCTCAGCCTGAAGTTCAGTGACTGGTTTTCGCTGCAGCTGGACACGGTGCTGCGCGCCACGTTCGAGGGTCTTGACGTTTTGCTGGTGGACGCTTGGCAGATGTGTGTGGCGCACCACCAACCTCACGACGTGCACCCTCCTAGGGCCATTGTGAAAAACATGGTAGACATGATGTTGTCCCACGTTTGTCGTGACAGAACCAAGAAGACTGAATGATATGTATCTATAAATCAAACTAGGTGAAGTAGAAACCAGTTTATGGCCTGACTGACAAGGagaaaacacgcacacacaaacacacacgctgaTGTGGTCGCTGCGGGCGACTGATGTGGGCGACCCGCGGGCACcgggttggtgacccctggtctaaagCAACAGAACTTGGAATGTGGTTATTGGTTAgaccaggggtcggcaacTCTCGGTTCcggagccgcatgcggctctttagcACGCCCCCTAGCGGCTCCCTGGAGTTTTTACAAAAAtgcgtgaaaatggaaaaataagtttgtttttttgttggtggtgtttttttaaatatggttttTAGAGGGTCATCATGACACAAGAATTTTTatgctttaaaaatgtatgtagtttagtgatgtgcattccagttcttttaggtgaactgaatctttagaatcagtccactcaaaagattcgttcaaacgaatcgttcaatgaatcccccccccccacacacaatgATAcggcttttcttcttttttttttttaataacatccAGTGGAAATaacccatacacatcaaacaatacaactacacccccgaaaattattatatatgataataattggctcgggtaattaacacatttctttctataatacaacaccTACACACTGATGCGTTGGCAACAGTCTCTCACCCGGTCGTGAACAGGAAGTTGCGTCACTGACTtcttcgtgaacgggaaattacgtcactgactcgtaaagtccatCCTCCAGctaacgctcgctggcgctgctgattggtcgttcgcgaagattcacgagtgagtgacagacagcattgccgcTATGCCATTGCCAACCTACACACTGTATGCCGACATTgacgttttaattttgtatttgttggattgtagttgatggtgttaatATAtcgattgtgtttgtgtttgaataaaaggttggaataaaaaacgttatgccgacatttgtacattttggggacaccaactcatataacaaataataataataataataataataataataataacattagTACATGTAAAAGTTGGTTAgaccaggggtcggcaacTCGCGGTTCCGGAGCCGCATGTGGCTCTTTAGCACGCCCCCTAACGGCTCCCTggagtttttgcaaaaatgcgtgaaaatggaaaaaaccgttttttttttgttggtggtgttttttttaaatatggttttTAGAGGGTTATCATGATACAAGAATTGTCatgctttaaaaatgtatgtagttgtaaatatattaaaaataccgaATTTAAGAATGACGCCAAATAGCAAAATTGCGTCATAGCCTGCGACGCAGCACAGGTGAGTTGTAAACTAACAGGTGTGTGAGTGATGGGCCAtggattcaaaaggcaaaaagagaaagattgctgatgagaacagaggctttaagaaagaatggactGAACTTTAtgctttcattgccaatgctgAAGCCTTGCCTGCATGcttgatttgcaatgagaagttgtcaaataaCAAGAAGAGGAATTTGGAGCGACGTTTTCAGctaaagcatgctaaatttgctgccGATCACCCTGTTGGAACTGAGAGGAAAGGTGCAATTTGAAGAACGAAAAAACTGTttcaagaagtggattgcatctccaaactctcctactgctgcaagttttgttgcagcccgGGAGGTAATATAGCACGGAAAACCATTCACCGATGGCGAGTTCATGAcggattcattcattaaaatatcagaGTGCCTATTTTGagacttcaaaaacaaaaccgagatCATTCGGAAAATTAAAGACATGCCTCTCCGCACAAACAATATCACCGATCATCAGATAAAGGACATcaattcagctccagctttcTCAATTGCCTGTGATGGATGAGTCGTGTGACGTGACCGATATCGAACAGACAGCTCTGCTATGCAGGTCGAATGGGCCGcaagaaatgatcaaattgatgccactatttttctttaaattattttaatagtagaCATACAACTGACAGTCTATGTTGCAttataaaaggcttttagatttttgcggctccagacaggtatgtttttgttttttggggggggcaatatggctctttgaacattttgggttgccgaACCCTGTCCTATGGCATAGGACCTATGCAACTATATGAACTATTCCAGTCAGTAACATGACTTGTCTCGGCTTTGCAGCAAAATCATCAATTACATCATCATACAAAATCTGTTGTGCTTATTGATGCTGATGATGGCAAGTCCAGAGAGACGCTCCTGTGACATAGTAGACCTTGAAGAGAGAGCAACAGCTTATTTTTGTTAGTTTATACATACTTATATACTTTTCATACTGTTATACTTATCATGTATACATATTCCTATTAATTTATATCATTTGTCATGTCAATCAATGTGTAAATACTCTTATTGATTTATACACACAAAGTTTTTCAATCAAAACACTGACACAGCACA comes from Syngnathus acus chromosome 21, fSynAcu1.2, whole genome shotgun sequence and encodes:
- the LOC119139822 gene encoding LOW QUALITY PROTEIN: NXPE family member 3-like (The sequence of the model RefSeq protein was modified relative to this genomic sequence to represent the inferred CDS: deleted 2 bases in 1 codon) — translated: MEVTVQMCLRYSKPILIVLTLFGLIFIQHNISNVESWKNYLVPALYKVQNRIQPSNLSETHQAFHHKRTPYCPHLAQPLSPEEELEERNLLDLIAWPKPPSGPEAPDLSQTSDPVHSHFTIVPAKNWSVGDQLEVQVQLRDFKGRPKRYGGDLLLARLHSPEYRAGVAGQVLDHRNGLYSARFPLLWEGSAQVDVVMVHSSEAVAVLQRLREKRPDRLYFSSIFSQGNHSEKMVCNMCLPPDQGPLCNFTDLHTGDPWYCYKPKMLSCDTRNNYVLEGSLENIINSKEALLFQSGVNIKVPIHASTSNAIIVLPSRKGDSTQKLDHAKVATSGYYYQDIWRSLGGVTKRQFDGASITQCLTNKLTVIPGIKEFKQEGGVKVGPFMAVDLTHNILLKFRFHGPPIVSRTAVMARKLRYIANELDGLTGGPDTVVALSLGAHFAPFPVEVYQHRLRQIRKAVVRLLDRAPGTVVAVRTPNPRAQDRDLSLKFSDWFSLQLDTVLRATFEGLDVLLVDAWQMCVAHHQPHDVHPPRAIVKNMVDMMLSHVCRDRTKKTE